From the genome of Scytonema hofmannii PCC 7110, one region includes:
- a CDS encoding diflavin flavoprotein, with product MSSTKPRDVQVLPIATDTTVFRSRSWTRLRFEIEYALAKGTTANSYLIKGDKTALIDPPGETFTEIYLDALQKRFNLQEIDYVILGHVNPNRAATLKAMLEIAPQITFVCSNPGAINLRGALENPDLPVLVMRGEDTLDLGKEHLLQFIPTPNPHYPDQLCTYDPQTEILYTDKLFGVHICGDQVFDEGWEIFQEDRRYYYDCLMAPHARQVETALEKLSEFPVRVYATGHGPLVRYGLLDLTKAYRQWSQQQTSQDTSVALIYASAYGNTATLAQAIARGITKAGVAVESINCEVAEPEEIRTALEKAAGFIIGSPTLGGHAPTPIQTALGIVLSTATNNKLTGVFGSFGWSGEAVDFLEDKLKDAGYRFGFETIRVKFKPNDTTLQMCEEAGTDFAQALKKAKKVRSQSVPATTTEQAVGRIVGSLCVLTAKQDDISSAMLASWVSQASFNPPALTVAVAKDRAVESLTYSGNKFVLNVLKEGNHLGLMKHFLKPFGPGQNRFVDVATAEAENGCPILTDALAYMECTVTNRMECGDHWLIYATVKDGKLLDNEGVTAVHHRKSGSHY from the coding sequence ATGTCTTCCACAAAACCCCGTGACGTTCAAGTCCTCCCCATTGCCACAGATACAACTGTATTCCGTTCTCGCAGTTGGACTCGCCTAAGATTTGAAATTGAATATGCTCTTGCTAAAGGTACAACAGCTAATTCCTATTTAATCAAAGGAGATAAAACTGCTCTCATCGATCCTCCAGGAGAAACATTTACAGAAATTTATCTGGATGCACTGCAGAAGCGGTTTAATTTACAAGAGATTGATTATGTGATTTTGGGTCATGTTAATCCCAACCGTGCAGCAACTTTAAAAGCAATGCTTGAAATTGCACCTCAAATTACCTTTGTTTGTTCTAACCCAGGAGCAATCAATTTGCGCGGTGCTTTGGAAAACCCAGATTTACCAGTTCTTGTGATGCGAGGGGAAGACACTCTTGACTTAGGGAAAGAGCATCTTTTACAATTCATTCCTACTCCTAACCCTCACTATCCAGATCAACTCTGTACTTACGATCCACAAACAGAAATTCTCTACACAGATAAGTTATTTGGAGTGCATATTTGTGGTGACCAAGTCTTTGACGAAGGTTGGGAGATATTTCAAGAAGATCGACGCTATTACTATGATTGCTTAATGGCTCCTCATGCTCGTCAGGTTGAGACAGCCTTGGAAAAACTTTCTGAGTTTCCGGTGAGAGTGTATGCAACCGGACACGGTCCTTTGGTACGCTATGGTTTGCTCGATCTGACAAAAGCTTACCGCCAGTGGAGTCAACAGCAAACATCTCAAGATACTTCTGTTGCATTGATTTATGCTTCCGCTTACGGGAATACGGCAACTCTAGCCCAAGCGATCGCTCGTGGTATTACCAAAGCTGGCGTTGCGGTAGAATCAATAAATTGCGAAGTTGCCGAACCGGAGGAAATCCGGACAGCCTTAGAAAAAGCAGCTGGCTTTATCATTGGTTCTCCAACTCTCGGCGGTCACGCACCAACACCAATTCAAACCGCGTTGGGGATTGTTCTCTCAACTGCAACTAACAACAAACTCACTGGTGTATTTGGTTCTTTTGGTTGGAGTGGGGAAGCAGTTGATTTCCTAGAAGATAAGCTGAAGGACGCAGGCTATCGTTTTGGTTTTGAAACCATCCGAGTTAAGTTCAAACCAAATGATACCACCCTACAAATGTGTGAAGAAGCAGGAACCGACTTTGCCCAAGCACTTAAGAAAGCCAAAAAAGTGCGTTCCCAAAGTGTACCAGCTACAACAACAGAACAAGCTGTTGGTAGAATTGTTGGTTCGCTGTGTGTATTGACAGCAAAACAAGACGATATCTCCAGTGCCATGTTAGCTTCTTGGGTATCTCAAGCAAGCTTTAATCCTCCTGCTTTGACCGTTGCGGTGGCTAAAGACCGTGCTGTGGAATCACTAACATACTCTGGCAACAAATTTGTTCTTAATGTTTTAAAAGAAGGCAATCACTTGGGTTTGATGAAGCACTTTCTAAAACCCTTTGGTCCTGGACAAAACCGATTTGTTGATGTTGCAACAGCAGAAGCTGAAAATGGTTGTCCAATCCTGACTGATGCGCTTGCATATATGGAGTGTACTGTAACAAACCGTATGGAATGCGGCGATCATTGGCTGATTTATGCAACTGTCAAAGATGGTAAGTTGCTAGATAATGAGGGTGTGACTGCAGTACATCATCGCAAGTCAGGTAGTCATTATTAA
- a CDS encoding peptidoglycan-binding domain-containing protein, with translation MTIIRYFYPGSANRLLSSNPYAPVKLSENFFTHLNWMKLSSSATSPFLAVALTLFVLGVAEQTLAAQKVGSDGPEVASIQRCLKQLGYFNGKVTGKFASKTREAVKSFQRDNRLPTVGVVGNQTQQLLRSQCQNRISGGRVGEGLRRGSRGASVRRLQQDLQRLGHFNGDITGYFGSETERAVSQFQQSNGIRSDGIVGTRTKEAIRVSLNQPDYPPNQPGYYPSNQPDYPPNQPGYYPSNQPGYQDNTSGSYLKLGDSGQEVRKLQEDLQQLGYFRPNPTGNYGPATQEAVERFQQNYGLTRSGVADSQTLARISDALAGGTNSANSNCSVNQGDICLGERSQRVEIVQRRLQDLGLFQGRITNYYGPATRNAVSQFQRNRGLEANGFVDYQTWQALGLNNPGGYPGSSGGYPDLSGNGGNSPEWTPGRENRYVVIVPIRSYDTLSRVRQYVPSAFQADSRLGTYVNAGQYNSRSEAEKQSDYLRSQGLDARVEYF, from the coding sequence ATGACAATTATTAGATATTTTTATCCCGGATCGGCGAACAGACTGTTATCTAGCAATCCATATGCGCCTGTTAAATTGAGTGAGAATTTTTTTACACATTTAAATTGGATGAAACTATCTAGCAGTGCTACAAGCCCTTTTTTGGCTGTAGCCTTAACCTTGTTTGTTCTCGGTGTGGCAGAACAAACTCTAGCCGCTCAGAAAGTAGGAAGTGATGGACCTGAAGTTGCTAGCATTCAAAGATGTTTAAAACAATTAGGGTATTTTAACGGTAAGGTAACAGGTAAATTTGCTTCCAAAACACGGGAAGCTGTCAAAAGTTTTCAACGAGACAATAGGCTTCCTACTGTCGGGGTGGTAGGTAACCAAACGCAACAACTTTTGCGATCGCAGTGTCAAAACCGAATTTCTGGTGGTCGTGTCGGTGAGGGTTTGCGACGGGGTAGCAGAGGTGCATCCGTCAGAAGATTGCAACAAGATTTGCAACGGTTGGGACATTTCAACGGTGATATAACAGGTTATTTTGGCTCAGAAACAGAGCGAGCCGTCTCTCAATTCCAACAATCCAATGGCATCAGATCTGATGGTATTGTTGGTACGAGAACAAAAGAAGCTATTCGTGTCAGTTTAAACCAACCCGATTACCCACCAAATCAACCCGGTTATTATCCATCAAACCAACCCGATTACCCACCAAATCAACCCGGTTATTATCCATCAAACCAACCCGGTTACCAAGATAACACTAGTGGTTCCTATTTAAAACTGGGTGATTCAGGTCAAGAAGTTAGAAAATTGCAAGAAGACTTGCAGCAATTGGGTTATTTTCGTCCAAATCCCACGGGAAATTATGGTCCTGCAACTCAGGAAGCTGTAGAACGTTTCCAACAAAATTATGGACTGACACGCAGTGGTGTTGCTGACTCACAAACCTTAGCCAGAATATCAGATGCTTTGGCAGGAGGGACAAATTCTGCAAATTCTAATTGTTCAGTTAATCAAGGTGATATTTGTTTGGGTGAGAGGAGTCAGCGTGTCGAAATAGTACAACGGCGTTTGCAGGATTTAGGATTGTTTCAAGGTAGAATCACCAACTATTATGGTCCGGCAACTAGGAATGCTGTAAGTCAATTTCAAAGAAATCGCGGACTCGAAGCGAATGGATTTGTCGATTATCAAACTTGGCAAGCGTTGGGATTGAATAATCCAGGAGGTTACCCTGGTAGTTCTGGTGGTTATCCCGATCTTTCTGGCAATGGGGGCAATTCCCCTGAATGGACTCCCGGACGTGAAAATCGCTATGTGGTCATTGTACCAATTCGCAGTTACGACACTTTAAGTAGAGTCCGTCAATATGTACCCTCTGCTTTTCAAGCAGACTCGCGACTGGGTACTTATGTTAATGCCGGACAATATAACAGTCGTTCGGAAGCAGAAAAACAGTCTGACTATTTGCGATCGCAAGGTCTAGATGCACGCGTAGAATATTTTTAA
- a CDS encoding YebC/PmpR family DNA-binding transcriptional regulator has product MAGHSKWANIKRQKAVVDAKKGKTFTQLSRAIIVAARSGVPDPVGNFQLRTAIEKAKAAGIPNDNIERAIAKGAGTFAGDNSSLESIRYEGYGPLGVAVLIEALTDNRNRTAADLRTAFSKNGGNLGETGCVSWMFAQKGVCTVHGVVDEEQLLEASLEGGADTYEMTEDKTAEVFTEVPILESLSQTLKEKGFQVSDVELRWIPGNNVEVTDLDQARSLLKLIDSLEGLDDVQNVTTNFDMSEELMMTSDQ; this is encoded by the coding sequence ATGGCAGGACATAGTAAATGGGCAAATATTAAACGCCAAAAGGCAGTGGTAGATGCAAAAAAAGGCAAGACTTTTACTCAACTGTCACGTGCAATTATTGTCGCGGCCAGAAGTGGAGTACCCGATCCTGTTGGCAATTTTCAATTACGTACTGCTATTGAAAAGGCAAAGGCTGCAGGAATTCCCAATGATAATATCGAAAGGGCGATCGCTAAAGGTGCTGGTACGTTTGCAGGCGATAATTCTAGTTTAGAATCAATTCGCTATGAAGGATACGGTCCTCTTGGAGTTGCTGTTCTCATCGAAGCACTGACAGACAATCGAAACCGAACTGCGGCTGACTTGCGTACCGCCTTTAGTAAAAATGGTGGAAACCTGGGTGAAACAGGCTGTGTCAGTTGGATGTTTGCCCAGAAAGGCGTTTGTACGGTGCATGGAGTTGTGGATGAAGAACAGCTTTTAGAAGCATCCTTAGAGGGCGGTGCTGATACTTATGAGATGACTGAGGATAAAACGGCTGAGGTATTTACCGAAGTGCCAATTTTGGAAAGCCTCAGCCAAACCCTTAAAGAAAAAGGTTTTCAGGTGAGCGATGTTGAATTACGCTGGATTCCCGGTAATAACGTAGAAGTCACAGATTTAGATCAAGCGCGATCGCTTTTAAAGTTAATCGATTCTTTGGAGGGTTTGGATGACGTGCAAAATGTTACTACTAACTTTGATATGTCAGAAGAATTGATGATGACCAGTGACCAGTGA
- a CDS encoding alpha/beta fold hydrolase, with product MTSSASTSEFISTKTWIWQGFPICYQTQGTSGPAVVLVHGFGASWWHWRKNIPSLAENCRVFAIDLIGFGGSAKPKPGEKIFYTFETWGQQIADFCCEVVGEPAFLVANSVGCIVVMQTAVDNPELVLGVALLNCSLRLLHDRKRVTLPWHRRYGAPLLQQVLSIKPIGDFFFNQIAKPKTVRQILLKAYANSEAVTEELVDILMEPAQDPGAVAVFLAFTAYSTGPLPEDLLPQLPCPAIILWGAADPWEPIELGRELANYPQVQKFIPLEGVGHCPQDEAPEVINPILQDWIWELGLKK from the coding sequence ATGACCTCCTCTGCTTCCACCTCAGAATTTATATCAACAAAAACCTGGATTTGGCAAGGGTTTCCCATTTGTTATCAAACCCAGGGAACCTCCGGACCTGCTGTTGTTTTAGTACATGGCTTTGGCGCTTCATGGTGGCACTGGCGAAAAAATATACCTTCACTGGCAGAAAATTGCCGTGTGTTTGCGATTGATTTAATTGGTTTTGGTGGTTCGGCAAAACCAAAACCGGGAGAAAAAATTTTCTATACTTTTGAAACGTGGGGACAGCAAATTGCGGACTTTTGCTGTGAAGTTGTGGGCGAACCAGCATTTTTAGTTGCTAACTCTGTTGGTTGTATTGTAGTGATGCAAACAGCAGTGGATAATCCAGAACTTGTCTTGGGAGTTGCCTTGCTCAATTGTTCTCTGCGACTGCTACACGATCGCAAACGGGTAACTTTACCCTGGCATCGTCGCTATGGAGCACCTCTACTCCAACAGGTACTCTCCATTAAACCAATAGGAGACTTCTTTTTCAACCAAATTGCCAAACCAAAAACAGTACGGCAGATTCTCCTCAAAGCCTATGCTAATTCTGAGGCAGTCACAGAAGAATTAGTAGATATTCTGATGGAACCCGCACAAGATCCTGGTGCTGTTGCTGTGTTCCTTGCCTTTACCGCATATTCTACCGGACCTCTACCCGAAGACCTATTACCTCAACTTCCATGCCCTGCAATTATTTTATGGGGAGCAGCCGACCCCTGGGAACCAATTGAATTAGGTAGAGAATTGGCTAATTATCCACAAGTACAAAAGTTTATTCCCTTAGAAGGCGTTGGGCATTGTCCGCAAGATGAAGCTCCTGAAGTTATCAATCCAATTTTACAAGATTGGATTTGGGAGTTAGGACTGAAAAAGTAA
- a CDS encoding LCP family protein: MTIQRTSAQGNHSASRPDSSDKNIQNHSLGRWLWFWVGMSGIAMVSATAGALLAVSLTSTPLMQTNLSPDEAAVFDGDRISGNGLRFSELTRPVNILVMGMSVLPQDVQNPPSESLKLGYHPQVNSFDGLADVMLLIRFDPEKKKLVMLSIPRDTRAKIEGHNARKMNATNVLGGPALTAKTVSNVLDGVGIDRYIRINVLGVAKLIDALGGVTVYVPKDMKYKDESQHLFINLKAGKQHLNGDQALQLLRFRHDENGDIGRIQRQQMVMRALMDQSLNPATVTQLPKILNVVKDNIDTNLTVEELLALVGYGVRTNRSNMQMMMLPGRFSQPGEFEASYWVPDKQRIDTMMAQHFEVKSELIPLSSEPGSLRVAVQDSTGSQNTNLRPLIKALQKAGYNNVYIAKSWGEPLEVTHIVAQQGDGNSAESIRNSLGFGEVRVESTGNLGSDISIQVGKDWVEKIRTLENPVAP; encoded by the coding sequence GTGACCATTCAAAGAACTTCGGCGCAAGGAAACCACTCAGCATCCCGCCCCGACTCAAGTGATAAAAATATTCAAAACCATAGTTTGGGACGCTGGTTGTGGTTTTGGGTTGGGATGAGTGGGATTGCAATGGTGTCAGCAACAGCAGGAGCGCTGTTAGCGGTTTCTTTAACAAGTACACCTTTAATGCAAACAAACCTCAGCCCAGATGAAGCAGCAGTGTTTGATGGCGATCGCATCTCAGGGAATGGGCTGCGGTTTTCCGAATTAACCCGTCCTGTCAACATATTAGTTATGGGGATGAGCGTACTCCCACAGGATGTTCAGAACCCACCGAGTGAAAGCCTTAAGCTAGGTTATCATCCCCAAGTCAATTCTTTTGATGGACTAGCTGATGTCATGCTCTTGATCAGATTCGATCCAGAGAAGAAAAAATTAGTTATGCTTTCCATTCCTAGAGATACCCGTGCAAAAATAGAAGGGCATAATGCTAGGAAAATGAATGCCACAAATGTTCTTGGTGGACCAGCCTTAACTGCCAAAACTGTTAGTAACGTGTTGGATGGAGTAGGAATTGATCGCTATATTCGGATTAATGTTTTGGGAGTAGCCAAATTAATTGATGCCTTGGGTGGAGTCACGGTTTACGTTCCCAAGGATATGAAGTATAAGGATGAATCTCAACACTTATTTATCAATTTAAAAGCTGGAAAACAGCATCTTAATGGCGACCAAGCGTTACAACTTTTACGTTTTCGTCATGATGAAAATGGAGATATTGGTCGCATTCAAAGGCAGCAAATGGTGATGCGAGCCTTAATGGATCAATCACTTAACCCAGCTACTGTCACTCAATTACCTAAAATTCTTAACGTAGTTAAAGACAATATTGATACTAACTTAACAGTTGAGGAGTTATTAGCGCTAGTCGGTTATGGAGTCAGAACAAACCGCTCCAATATGCAAATGATGATGCTACCCGGTCGGTTTAGTCAACCAGGAGAGTTTGAAGCCAGCTACTGGGTACCAGATAAACAGCGTATCGATACTATGATGGCTCAGCATTTTGAAGTGAAATCGGAGTTGATACCTCTTTCTAGCGAGCCTGGTTCACTGCGTGTTGCTGTTCAAGACAGTACAGGTAGCCAGAATACCAATCTCCGACCTTTAATTAAGGCGCTGCAAAAAGCTGGTTACAATAACGTTTACATCGCTAAAAGTTGGGGCGAACCATTGGAAGTGACTCACATTGTTGCTCAACAAGGTGATGGTAACAGTGCTGAATCGATTCGCAATTCTTTAGGATTTGGGGAAGTGCGTGTAGAAAGTACGGGTAACCTCGGTTCTGATATCAGTATCCAAGTGGGGAAAGATTGGGTAGAAAAAATCCGCACGTTGGAAAACCCTGTTGCACCATAA
- a CDS encoding AI-2E family transporter, giving the protein MQTRKLFDWWQTLSPLSRISAIALFAPLLVLNGWAVSAIFHYFHSLIVILVGASVLAFLLNYPVSWMERHGARREQVAVLVFLLALSVLLGLGVTLIPLALTQAQQLVARIPELIDSGRSQLMMLNEKAESLGLPISLDALVVQINDRVKGQLQAISGQVLNLAVITVTSLLDFLLTMVLTFYLLQHGDELWQSLVDWLPTRFRDAFSATVRLSFQNFFITQLIASTCMASALIPTFLWLKVPFGLLFGLTIGIMALVPFGGSVGIALTTLIVTLQDFSMGARVLIAAVIVQQILENLIAPRILGSFTGLNPVWVLISVLTGARIGGLLGVIVAVPTAVVIKTALSAVRPASSSTEEVEGTETICVQPQGTADESITTPSSNHSVEVAAPVVSESPSGSQSNRNEINPKKVAPQLNP; this is encoded by the coding sequence ATGCAGACACGCAAGCTCTTCGACTGGTGGCAAACACTCTCACCTCTATCGCGAATTAGCGCTATCGCTCTGTTCGCTCCACTACTTGTGCTCAATGGTTGGGCAGTTTCTGCAATTTTTCATTACTTCCACTCGCTGATTGTCATTTTAGTCGGTGCGTCAGTGCTAGCGTTTCTGCTCAACTATCCCGTCAGCTGGATGGAGCGTCACGGTGCTAGGAGAGAACAAGTAGCTGTTTTAGTGTTTTTACTCGCCTTATCGGTTTTATTAGGTTTGGGGGTGACTCTCATCCCACTGGCTTTAACTCAAGCCCAGCAACTGGTGGCTCGTATACCGGAATTAATTGATTCTGGGCGATCTCAGTTGATGATGTTAAATGAGAAAGCAGAAAGCCTTGGCTTACCGATTAGCCTTGATGCTTTGGTCGTACAAATTAATGACCGTGTCAAGGGACAATTGCAAGCGATATCCGGACAAGTTTTAAATCTGGCTGTCATAACAGTGACTAGCTTGCTTGACTTTCTCTTAACAATGGTTTTGACCTTCTATCTTTTGCAGCACGGAGATGAGTTGTGGCAAAGTTTGGTAGACTGGCTACCCACGAGATTTCGTGACGCTTTTTCAGCAACAGTACGCCTGAGTTTTCAAAATTTCTTTATTACTCAATTAATTGCGTCAACCTGTATGGCGTCAGCCCTGATTCCCACTTTTTTGTGGCTAAAAGTACCATTTGGTCTGCTGTTTGGCTTAACCATTGGTATCATGGCTCTGGTTCCTTTTGGTGGATCTGTGGGTATAGCTCTGACTACGCTCATTGTCACCCTACAAGATTTCTCAATGGGGGCAAGAGTACTGATTGCCGCAGTGATTGTCCAGCAAATTTTAGAAAACTTAATTGCTCCTAGAATTTTAGGTAGCTTTACTGGTTTAAACCCCGTTTGGGTTCTGATTTCTGTTTTGACAGGTGCGAGAATTGGAGGGCTTTTGGGTGTTATTGTGGCAGTACCCACAGCTGTCGTTATTAAAACTGCTCTCAGTGCAGTGCGTCCTGCATCTAGCAGTACGGAAGAGGTTGAAGGTACAGAAACCATCTGCGTTCAACCACAAGGTACGGCTGATGAAAGTATCACGACGCCATCAAGTAACCATTCTGTAGAAGTAGCTGCACCCGTTGTTTCAGAATCGCCTTCTGGTTCTCAAAGCAATCGCAATGAGATAAATCCTAAGAAAGTGGCTCCACAATTGAACCCATAA
- a CDS encoding serpin family protein has product MKRKSNARENFLQRRYGVRLGRRYVLTAASVVLMGVIGCSQIGNNTSAYAQTNLLRSESPMSKQSSTPDDKLVNANTKFGFKLFSEVLNQESDRNIFVSPSSVSIALAMTYNGASGSTREAMTKALELQGLTLQQINSSNAALKKSLENSDPFVKLTIANSLWVNREASLDREFIRRNQDFYTARIANLNFKDANAPSIINSWVNDSTEGKINKIVERIETDQVLFLINAIYFKGRWSDEFDKDQTSDRPFYLVSGQQKQHPMMSQRGDYRYYENQQFQAISLPYGKDGNVSFYIFLPKETSSLKSFYQNLSAENWDNWMSQFSKREGFVRLPRFKMDYDITLNKALTALGMGEAFSNKANFSAMGKNLKISEVKHKTFLEVNEEGTEAAAATSVGIVPLSAKVPSEEPFSMIVNRPFFCTIRDNRTGSILFMGSIVEPLS; this is encoded by the coding sequence ATGAAGCGGAAAAGCAATGCTCGTGAAAATTTTTTGCAAAGACGCTATGGAGTTCGTCTGGGGAGACGCTATGTTCTGACTGCTGCTAGCGTTGTTCTTATGGGTGTTATAGGATGTTCGCAAATCGGGAATAATACGAGCGCGTATGCACAAACGAATCTACTTCGTTCGGAATCTCCCATGTCAAAACAGTCATCAACTCCTGACGACAAACTCGTTAATGCTAACACAAAGTTTGGGTTTAAATTATTTTCTGAAGTTCTGAATCAGGAGAGCGATCGCAATATTTTTGTTTCCCCCTCAAGTGTATCCATTGCTTTAGCTATGACTTATAACGGAGCAAGTGGTAGTACGAGAGAAGCAATGACAAAAGCGCTGGAGTTACAGGGGTTGACTTTACAACAAATCAACTCCTCTAACGCGGCGCTGAAGAAAAGTTTAGAAAATTCCGACCCGTTCGTAAAACTGACTATTGCGAATTCGCTTTGGGTAAATAGAGAGGCTAGTCTTGATCGAGAATTTATCCGAAGAAACCAAGATTTTTATACTGCTAGGATAGCCAATTTAAACTTTAAAGATGCAAATGCACCTAGTATTATCAATAGCTGGGTTAACGATAGTACTGAAGGAAAAATTAACAAAATTGTAGAAAGAATCGAGACCGATCAAGTTTTATTCCTTATTAATGCTATTTATTTTAAAGGTCGATGGTCAGATGAATTTGACAAAGACCAAACAAGCGATCGCCCATTTTACCTTGTATCGGGTCAGCAGAAACAACACCCTATGATGTCACAAAGAGGTGACTATAGATATTATGAGAATCAACAATTTCAGGCAATAAGTTTACCTTATGGTAAAGATGGTAACGTGAGCTTTTATATTTTTCTTCCCAAAGAGACATCTAGCTTAAAAAGCTTTTATCAAAATCTGAGTGCAGAAAACTGGGACAACTGGATGTCTCAGTTTAGTAAAAGAGAAGGATTTGTGCGCTTGCCTCGCTTTAAAATGGACTACGATATCACCTTAAATAAAGCTCTAACAGCATTAGGTATGGGCGAGGCTTTTAGTAATAAAGCTAACTTTTCTGCCATGGGTAAAAACCTCAAAATTAGCGAAGTTAAGCATAAAACATTTCTTGAAGTTAATGAAGAAGGCACTGAAGCTGCTGCTGCTACTTCTGTAGGAATAGTGCCATTATCAGCTAAAGTGCCATCTGAAGAACCGTTCAGTATGATTGTCAATCGCCCCTTCTTCTGTACGATTCGGGATAATCGGACAGGAAGTATTTTGTTTATGGGTTCAATTGTGGAGCCACTTTCTTAG
- a CDS encoding DUF6888 family protein: MPTTAQLLTCFILTYWATKMYLPVNVVRVDERTGQVFFLAGEETAILINRNGLWRLL; this comes from the coding sequence ATTCCTACGACAGCACAGCTATTAACTTGCTTTATTTTGACTTACTGGGCAACAAAGATGTACTTGCCTGTTAATGTTGTTCGCGTAGATGAACGCACAGGACAAGTTTTCTTTCTGGCGGGAGAGGAGACAGCAATTCTCATCAATCGTAACGGACTGTGGAGGCTATTATGA
- a CDS encoding DUF6887 family protein has protein sequence MTKPNFQAMTRKDLLAYMLEHRNDDEAFYALMDKVNAEPTGEFYPAPQSIDDLKHFPQLLEKFRQEREDEAHS, from the coding sequence ATGACAAAGCCAAATTTTCAGGCGATGACTCGTAAAGATTTACTAGCTTATATGCTCGAACATCGAAATGACGATGAAGCATTTTATGCCTTGATGGACAAGGTAAACGCTGAACCTACTGGGGAGTTTTATCCCGCCCCACAATCGATTGACGATCTAAAACATTTTCCCCAATTGTTAGAAAAATTCCGTCAAGAGAGAGAAGATGAAGCGCATTCCTGA